A genome region from Maniola jurtina chromosome 22, ilManJurt1.1, whole genome shotgun sequence includes the following:
- the LOC123877110 gene encoding protein masquerade: protein MSAARVALLVLALPSIYSQDESFASSFLSGLLDTLDTQVDAKNCPGVCMHALASLICSNVLDEVECPNPSMKCCVDEPLGNDTLTTTRKPFTTRYTTSEPYSDEDETTTRANDRYKDSGNIACPGVCVESRLTQYCEAYLTSGDLCVSGRLCCVSKDGYGDKRPPDLVVPNEKKHVTKRPPSTALTTTPPPKPRPGRKCRGDCISGLFALLCDHVDEDATCPSEGTCCLTEPHTTEPATRRPPTTPRPTTPPPLPRCPGYCLLNIMAAFCERPAVLLSHTTCKHSGSICCDNTRVPPRTTTRATTTTTTTTTTPAPVDPRPDCPGSCIVSLLSFTCFRNAEMTDVFKCRKAGTQCCAPKSKVLEAIGVNRNDTYPLATTHPYTHPLTIAHTHTMPHTTPMPQYEPNYVTTLRTPEKYNKYVCGVKGTTSRAGRVMGGEDGERGEWCWQVALINSLNQYLCGAALVGTQWVLTAAHCVTNIVRSGDAIYVRVGDHDLTRKYGSPGAQTLRVATTYIHHNHNSQTLDNDIALLKLHGKAELKEGVCLVCLPARGVSHAAGKRCTVTGYGYMGETGPIPLRVREAELPIVSDAECIRKVNAVTEKIFILPASSFCAGGEEGNDACQGDGGGPLVCQDDGFYELVGLVSWGFGCGRRDVPGVYVKVSSFIGWINQIISVNNL, encoded by the exons ATGTCAGCGGCCAGGGTCGCCCTCCTGGTGCTGGCTTTGCCGAGCATCTACAGCCAAGACGAGTCCTTCGCCAGTTCCTTTCTCTCAG GTCTGCTGGACACGCTGGACACGCAGGTGGACGCGAAGAACTGTCCGGGCGTATGCATGcacgcgctcgcttcgctcatcTGCTCCAACGTGCTGGACGAGGTCGAGTGCCCCAACCCCTCCATGAAGTGCTGCGTCGACGAGCCACTgg GGAACGACACGCTGACGACGACCCGCAAGCCGTTCACGACGCGCTACACCACCAGCGAGCCCTACTCCGATGAGGACGAGACCACCACGCGCGCCAACGACCGATACAAAGACAGTG GTAATATAGCCTGCCCGGGAGTGTGCGTGGAGTCCCGGTTGACGCAGTACTGCGAGGCCTACCTCACGTCCGGGGACCTGTGCGTGTCGGGGAGGCTCTGCTGCGTGTCCAAGGACGGGTATGGGGACAAGAGGCCGCCGGACCTAGTTGTTCCTAATGAGAAGAAACATGTCACTAAAAGACCGCCTTCTACTGCG CTAACAACAACGCCACCTCCAAAACCGAGGCCAGGCAGGAAGTGCAGAGGCGACTGCATCAGTGGTCTGTTCGCACTGCTGTGTGACCACGTGGACGAAGACGCCACCTGTCCCTCCGAGGGCACGTGCTGCCTCACCGAGCCGCACACTACGGAGCCCGCTACCAGGCGACCTCCCACCACGCCGCGCCCTACTACACCG CCTCCACTGCCGCGCTGCCCGGGCTACTGCCTGCTCAACATAATGGCAGCCTTCTGCGAGCGGCCTGCCGTGCTCCTCTCACACACCACTTGCAAGCACAGTGGATCTATCTGCTGTGATAATACCAG AGTTCCGCCGCGCACCACCACGAGGGCTACGACCACGACGACGACGACCACCACGACGCCGGCGCCCGTCGACCCGCGCCCCGACTGCCCCGGCTCCTGCATTGTGTCGCTACTGTCCTTCACGTGCTTCC GTAACGCAGAAATGACGGACGTGTTCAAATGCAGGAAGGCGGGCACGCAATGCTGCGCGCCCAAGTCGAAGGTTCTGGAGGCGATCGGCGTGAACAGGAACGACACGTACCCCCTCGCCACCACACACCCCTACACGCACCCGCTCACCATTGCGCACACGCACACCATGCCTCACACCACTCCCATGC CGCAATATGAACCAAACTACGTAACCACGCTGAGAACTCCAGAAAAGTACAACAAATACGTCTGCGGTGTGAAAG GTACGACGTCCCGCGCCGGTCGAGTGATGGGCGGCGAGGACGGCGAGCGAGGCGAGTGGTGCTGGCAAGTGGCGCTCATCAACTCGCTCAACCAGTACCTGTGCGGCGCCGCGCTGGTCGGCACGCAGTGGGTGTTGACTGCCGCGCATTGCGTTACCAA CATCGTCCGCTCTGGTGACGCGATTTACGTGCGCGTCGGGGACCACGACCTGACGCGGAAGTACGGCTCTCCTGGCGCGCAGACGCTACGCGTAGCCACCACTTACATACACCACAACCACAACAGCCAGACCCTGGACAATGACATAGCGTTGCTCAAGCTGCATGGGAAAGCTGAGCTTAAAGAAG GTGTGTGCCTGGTGTGCCTGCCCGCGCGAGGGGTGAGCCACGCGGCCGGCAAACGCTGCACTGTCACCGGATATGGTTACATGGGCGAAA CGGGTCCTATTCCACTGCGGGTGCGTGAAGCGGAACTGCCGATAGTGAGCGACGCGGAGTGTATCAGGAAAGTGAATGCAGTGACAGAGAAGATCTTCATATTGCCTGCTAGCTCCTTCTGCGCGGGCGGCGAAGAAGGGAACGATGCTTGCCAG GGTGATGGAGGAGGTCCTCTAGTATGCCAGGATGACGGTTTCTACGAGCTGGTGGGGCTGGTGTCGTGGGGCTTCGGCTGCGGGCGGCGCGACGTGCCCGGCGTCTACGTCAAAGTGTCCTCCTTCATCGGCTGGATCAACCAGATCATATCCGTCAACAACCTATAA